A single genomic interval of Primulina huaijiensis isolate GDHJ02 chromosome 7, ASM1229523v2, whole genome shotgun sequence harbors:
- the LOC140981139 gene encoding serine/threonine-protein phosphatase 7 long form homolog isoform X1 — translation MINDQSTEEDVAQYSRCVALMIIGGCMFPDSESAAVKLMYLQFLEDIEIVNTFSWGSAVLAYLYRELCDTSMGLKVDLCGPVQILQIWVWSRITLLSPDRAQQLSMSAEHAGDVLQGLPFPPYGARWRRGFSWTHTAHHSVRIMRDMLDRMVEGQFLWTVYDIESPEVGRILDGNRIHLCRSACALINFHIVEMHRPERCLRQFGMRQGIPPHANNFDNFHKLTRQGRNNCDWATYHKDFVEMWNDRYNFVIGGDYVIPGSPAITVDYIGWYHRISQIVLSPPVVPPNIMGYHPVDANYRQFIVRHVQFIYICTHAQLMCNIHRCGQEMSLNPDHHLQIWHTLLRQWFQAFHRMTLVTTLHLLVVLRNFYKVTFDRV, via the exons atgattaatgATCAAAGCACTGAAGAGGACGTAGCACAATATTCCCGTTGTGTTGCATTAATGATCATTGGTGGATGTATGTTTCCGGACTCGGAAAGTGCTGCTGTGAAACTTATGTATTTGCAGTTTCTTGAGGATATAGAAATAGTGAATACGTTTAGCTGGGGTTCTGCTGTGTTGGCATATCTTTATAGAGAGTTGTGCGACACATCAATGGGATTAAAGGTTGATTTGTGTGGCCCTGTTCAGATATTGCAG ATTTGGGTGTGGTCTAGAATTACTCTTCTTTCCCCCGATAGAGCGCAACAACTATCTATGTCAGCAGAGCATGCTGGAGATGTGCTTCAGGGTCTACCATTCCCACCATACGGCGCACG GTGGAGACGCGGTTTCTCTTGGACACATACGGCCCATCATTCTGTCCGTATAATGAGAGATATGCTTGACAGGATGGTAGAAGGGCAG TTTCTATGGACAGTTTATGATATTGAATCCCCGGAGGTTGGCAGAATTCTTGATGGAAATAGAATTCATCTATGTCGGTCGGCATGCGCATTGATCAATTTTCATATAGTTGAGATGCATAGACCAGAGCGGTGTCTCCGACAGTTTGGAATGCGTCAGGGTATTCCGCCACATGCTAATAACTTCGACAATTTCCATAAACTGACGCGACAAGGCCGGAACAACTGTGATTGGGCGACATATCACAAAGATTTTGTAGAAATGTGGAATGATAGATATAATTTTGTGATTGGTGGGGATTATGTCATACCTGGTTCACCCGCCATCACAGTGGACTATATTGGTTGGTATCATCGCATTTCACAAATAGTGCTCTCGCCGCCAGTGGTACCTCCAAACATCATGGGCTACCATCCTGTTGATGCAAACTACCGACAATTTATCGTAAGACATGTTCAATTTATCTACATATGTAC ACACGCCCAGCTCATGTGCAATATCCACCGATGTGGACAGGAAATGAGTTTGAACCCGGACCATCATCTTCAAATATGGCATACACTACTCCGCCAGTGGTTTCAAGCTTTCCATCGTATGACGCTGGTTACTACACTCCATTTGCTGGTAGTTTTACGCAATTTTTACAAAGTGACTTTCGACCGGGTATGA
- the LOC140981455 gene encoding uncharacterized protein gives MANVPKPSIRPWFLELVPLLVVLLIAAHVIALVYWIYRLATEKQPQRAKKIKR, from the exons ATGGCGAATGTCCCTAAACCTTCGATTCGTCCATGGTTTCTGGAACTGGTGCCTCTCTTGGTCGTTCTTCTCATCGCTGCCCACGTAATTGCTCTG GTTTACTGGATCTACAGACTAGCAACTGAGAAGCAACCCCAAAGAGCTAAAAAGATAAAGCGCTAA
- the LOC140981139 gene encoding serine/threonine-protein phosphatase 7 long form homolog isoform X2, translating to MINDQSTEEDVAQYSRCVALMIIGGCMFPDSESAAVKLMYLQFLEDIEIVNTFSWGSAVLAYLYRELCDTSMGLKVDLCGPVQILQIWVWSRITLLSPDRAQQLSMSAEHAGDVLQGLPFPPYGARWRRGFSWTHTAHHSVRIMRDMLDRMVEGQFLWTVYDIESPEVGRILDGNRIHLCRSACALINFHIVEMHRPERCLRQFGMRQGIPPHANNFDNFHKLTRQGRNNCDWATYHKDFVEMWNDRYNFVIGGDYVIPGSPAITVDYIGWYHRISQIVLSPPVVPPNIMGYHPVDANYRQFITRPAHVQYPPMWTGNEFEPGPSSSNMAYTTPPVVSSFPSYDAGYYTPFAGSFTQFLQSDFRPGMSESRPTFNTSPIQFEQYSDTEGYEVGGNIADTSTSAAQTSTHGDDEQMLGRGRRVIRRPPCGTGGHRYHRH from the exons atgattaatgATCAAAGCACTGAAGAGGACGTAGCACAATATTCCCGTTGTGTTGCATTAATGATCATTGGTGGATGTATGTTTCCGGACTCGGAAAGTGCTGCTGTGAAACTTATGTATTTGCAGTTTCTTGAGGATATAGAAATAGTGAATACGTTTAGCTGGGGTTCTGCTGTGTTGGCATATCTTTATAGAGAGTTGTGCGACACATCAATGGGATTAAAGGTTGATTTGTGTGGCCCTGTTCAGATATTGCAG ATTTGGGTGTGGTCTAGAATTACTCTTCTTTCCCCCGATAGAGCGCAACAACTATCTATGTCAGCAGAGCATGCTGGAGATGTGCTTCAGGGTCTACCATTCCCACCATACGGCGCACG GTGGAGACGCGGTTTCTCTTGGACACATACGGCCCATCATTCTGTCCGTATAATGAGAGATATGCTTGACAGGATGGTAGAAGGGCAG TTTCTATGGACAGTTTATGATATTGAATCCCCGGAGGTTGGCAGAATTCTTGATGGAAATAGAATTCATCTATGTCGGTCGGCATGCGCATTGATCAATTTTCATATAGTTGAGATGCATAGACCAGAGCGGTGTCTCCGACAGTTTGGAATGCGTCAGGGTATTCCGCCACATGCTAATAACTTCGACAATTTCCATAAACTGACGCGACAAGGCCGGAACAACTGTGATTGGGCGACATATCACAAAGATTTTGTAGAAATGTGGAATGATAGATATAATTTTGTGATTGGTGGGGATTATGTCATACCTGGTTCACCCGCCATCACAGTGGACTATATTGGTTGGTATCATCGCATTTCACAAATAGTGCTCTCGCCGCCAGTGGTACCTCCAAACATCATGGGCTACCATCCTGTTGATGCAAACTACCGACAATTTATC ACACGCCCAGCTCATGTGCAATATCCACCGATGTGGACAGGAAATGAGTTTGAACCCGGACCATCATCTTCAAATATGGCATACACTACTCCGCCAGTGGTTTCAAGCTTTCCATCGTATGACGCTGGTTACTACACTCCATTTGCTGGTAGTTTTACGCAATTTTTACAAAGTGACTTTCGACCGGGTATGAGTGAGAGTCGCCCTACATTTAACACGTCGCCCATACAATTTGAACAATATTCTGATACAGAAGGGTATGAGGTTGGTGGGAACATTGCCGATACCAGTACATCTGCAGCCCAAACAAGTACGCATGGAGATGATGAACAGATGTTAGGTCGTGGACGTAGAGTAATCAGAAGACCACCGTGTGGCACTGGAGGGCATCGTTACCATCGACATTAA
- the LOC140980938 gene encoding uncharacterized protein has protein sequence MRSLAACLRRNRLPLQHAILRNGNSYETIRWKWMLLRGPKDLVARGFSGGYSSVHGERPSAEYAKLRKESLETKFGLALGLKSVSMFYRFGPFLALYRAAIISFHVLKLTIWRLFVHDMKKRSVKFRETLIRLGPFYVKLGQALSTRPDILPTVYCLELAKLQDQIPPFPTDVAIKSIESQLGMPVSQIFADISEEPIAAASLGQVYKAHLHSGELVAVKVQRPGMSHLLTLDALLFRMIGGQLRRFAKARRDLLVAVNEMVRHMFEEIDYILEGQNAERFADLYAFYRRNDKTNSKDNTAHQKASGIKVPKIYWNLTRKAVLTMEWIDGIKLTDENRLREACLNRKQLIHEGLYCSLMQLLEVGFFHADPHPGNLVATADGSLAYFDFGMMGDIPRHYRVGLIRVLVHFVNRDSLGLANDFLSLGFLPEGVDIYSVSDALQASFGDGTRLSQDFRGIMNQLYNIMYEFNFSLPPDYALVIRALGSLEGTAKILDPDFKVVESAYPFVIGRLLVDPSPDMRKILGQLLIRNDGSVRWNRLEKLIVAISEQASQVNETSKPQEISSSSLGWNSFDIRAVVSATEDLFQFILSKKGSRVRVFLIRDILKAADTFLEDDVVSRFSNKKFQVEKSESEDYKTLLRVVTGFQSLRNAVKLAPDAWTAMVIRLALKPEFQRFAFDVVSALSSHSCHKLPETLWICMSRIIHKLVKDGPPNL, from the exons ATGAGGAGCCTTGCTGCGTGCCTCAGACGGAATCGTCTTCCACTTCAGCACGCGA TTCTTCGGAATGGGAATTCTTATGAGACTATCCGATGGAAGTGGATGCTTTTAAGAGGGCCAAAAGATCTCGTCGCAAGAGG TTTTTCCGGTGGCTATTCCAGTGTGCACGGTGAAAGGCCATCCGCAGAGTATGCAAAGTTGAGGAAAGAGTCGCTTGAAACAAAATTTGGACTTGCACTTGGTTTGAAAAGTGTTTCCATGTTTTACCGATTCGGCCCATTCTTGGCTTTGTATCGAGCCGCGATAATTTCATTCCATGTGTTGAAGCTAACCATCTGGCGCTTATTTGTCCACGATATGAAAAAACGTTCGGTCAAG TTCCGTGAAACTCTTATTCGCTTGGGGCCCTTTTATGTTAAG CTTGGACAGGCTTTGAGCACAAGACCAGATATTTTACCAACAGTATATTGCCTGGAACTTGCTAAATTACAG GACCAAATACCTCCATTTCCAACGGATGTTGCCATTAAATCCATCGAGTCACAGTTGGGGATGCCAGTATCACAGATATTTGCTGATATCAGTGAGGAGCCTATTGCAGCAGCATCCTTAGGACAAGTCTACAAAG CTCACCTGCATTCTGGAGAGCTAGTAGCTGTCAAAGTTCAGCGGCCGGGTATGTCACATTTATTGACCCTTGATGCCCTATTATTTCGTATGATTGGAGGTCAACTGAGGAGATTTGCTAAAGCTCGCAGAGATCTGTTAGTAGCAGTGAATGAAATG GTGAGACATATGTTTGAGGAAATTGACTACATCTTGGAGGGTCAAAATGCTGAGCGCTTCGCTGATCTCTATGCTTTTTACCGTC GTAATGACAAAACTAATTCAAAAGATAACACGGCACATCAGAAAGCAAGTGGTATAAAAGTGCCCAAAATATATTGGAATTTAACCCGCAAAGCTGTGCTCACCATGGAATGGATTGATGGGATCAAGCTTACAGATGAAAATCGTCTGAGAGAGGCCTGTCTAAATCGAAAGCAACTAATACATGAG GGTTTGTATTGCTCTTTGATGCAATTGCTTGAGGTGGGATTTTTTCATGCTGATCCTCATCCTGGAAATCTTGTAGCCACTGCGGATGGGTCCCTTGCTTATTTTGATTTTGGTATGATGGGTGATATTCCCCGCCACTATCGCGTGGGACTCATTAGAGTG CTTGTGCACTTTGTCAATCGTGACTCTTTGGGGTTGGCAAATGATTTTTTATCTCTAGGATTTTTACCTGAAGGGGTTGATATATATTCTGTCTCAGATGCTTTGCAAGCATCTTTTGGTGATGGAACGAGACTATCCCAAGATTTTCGG GGAATAATGAATCAGCTATACAATATTATGTATGAATTCAATTTCTCTCTTCCTCCGGACTATGCCCTTGTGATAAGAGCCCTGGGATCTCTTGAAGGAACTGCAAAAATCTTGGATCCTGATTTTAAAGTTGTGGAGAGTGCATATCCATTCGTTATTGGTAGGTTGTTGGTTGACCCAAGTCCAGACATGAGAAAAATCTTGGGTCAGCTCCTCATCCGTAATGATGGCTCAGTGAGATGGAATCGGCTAGAAAAATTG ATAGTAGCAATATCCGAGCAAGCTTCTCAAGTCAATGAGACATCGAAACCCCAAGAAATCTCTTCAAGTTCATTAGGATGGAATTCATTTGATATTCGTGCTGTAGTATCTGCGACTGAGGATCTTTTCCAATTTATTTTGTCCAAAAAAGGCTCAAGGGTACGGGTTTTTCTAATTAGGGATATCCTCAAGGCAGCTGATACATTTCTCGAGGATGACGTAGTTTCTCGCTTTTCCaacaaaaaatttcaagttGAAAAATCAGAATCAGAG GATTACAAAACGCTACTGAGAGTGGTTACTGGGTTTCAATCTCTAAGAAATGCAGTGAAGTTGGCTCCGGATGCGTGGACAGCTATGGTCATACGTCTTGCGTTGAAACCGGAGTTTCAAAGATTTGCATTTGATGTAGTGTCAGCATTATCATCACATTCTTGCCACAAATTGCCAGAAACATTATGGATTTGTATGTCCAGAATTATTCACAAGTTAGTGAAGGATGGTCCTCCAAATTTATGA
- the LOC140981454 gene encoding protein ENHANCED DISEASE RESISTANCE 2-like, with translation MCPTKNKHKHHQHSHRSSATSTAGDTDDWRDGTINGGSLNHVDLHRGSNGWASPPGDVFSVRGPNYFSKKIKVPAGEWLLNPAGVDWLRSNAKLDHVLARPDNRVMNALRGSSNHEKAKTFVIAINLQVPGREHHSAVFYFATKVDESINSHPLLYQFINGSDAFRNSRFKIVNKIVKGPWIVKTAVGNYSACLLGKALNCYYHRGPNYLEIDVDIGSSTIATAILRLALGCVTAVTVDMGFLVESQTEEELPERLFGAVRICQMEMSSATFVDSATPTSKVLPMSSGGESENDDNNE, from the coding sequence atgtgtcctacGAAGAACAAACACAAACACCACCAACACAGCCACCGCTCTTCCGCCACTTCCACTGCCGGTGACACTGATGATTGGAGAGATGGGACAATCAACGGTGGATCCTTGAACCATGTCGATCTCCACAGGGGATCCAACGGATGGGCATCGCCTCCAGGGGATGTTTTCTCCGTCCGTGGACCAAAttatttctcaaagaaaatcAAAGTCCCTGCTGGAGAGTGGCTGCTGAATCCGGCTGGGGTTGATTGGCTCCGATCCAACGCGAAACTCGATCACGTTCTGGCGCGACCCGATAACCGCGTTATGAACGCGTTGCGTGGCTCAAGTAATCATGAAAAGGCAAAAACCTTCGTCATCGCGATAAATCTCCAGGTACCTGGCCGTGAGCATCACTCCGCAGTGTTTTACTTTGCTACGAAAGTGGATGAGTCGATAAACTCGCATCCGTTGCTGTATCAATTCATCAACGGATCGGACGCATTTCGCAATAGCCGGTTCAAGATCGTGAATAAAATTGTGAAAGGACCGTGGATTGTAAAAACCGCTGTCGGGAATTATTCGGCTTGTTTGCTGGGCAAGGCTTTGAATTGCTACTATCACAGGGGACCAAACTATTTGGAAATCGATGTGGATATTGGCAGCTCGACTATTGCTACGGCGATTCTACGTCTTGCGTTGGGATGCGTAACGGCAGTGACGGTTGATATGGGTTTTCTGGTAGAGTCACAGACGGAGGAGGAGTTGCCGGAGAGGTTGTTTGGTGCGGTAAGGATATGTCAAATGGAGATGAGTTCTGCCACTTTTGTTGATAGCGCCACTCCCACGAGTAAGGTTTTACCAATGAGCAGTGGTGGTGAAAGTGAGAATGATGATAACAATGAATAA